A window from Nitrospirota bacterium encodes these proteins:
- a CDS encoding cytochrome b N-terminal domain-containing protein: MASGKSDKITEWIKSTQVYKAVFRHGYEDTPRNRSLTTFSNVLYHLHPVKTRWESIRFRYTWCMGGVSLLLFVMLALTGVMLMFYYVPDVRRAYQDIKDMMTVVSYGTTFRNIHRFAAQGMVATVWIHMTRVFLTGSYKSPREFNWVIGVVLLMLTLLLSWTGYLLPWDQLALWAITVGTKMAAATPLFGVEGPFGTQLGMRPDNDVKFMLLGGTEVGQNALLRFYVLHCVVLPMLVVLFLAVHFWRVRKDGFSGPL, from the coding sequence ATGGCCAGCGGTAAGTCGGATAAGATAACAGAGTGGATAAAGAGCACACAAGTCTATAAGGCTGTATTCCGTCATGGTTATGAAGATACGCCTCGCAACCGGTCGCTTACTACATTCAGCAATGTCCTGTATCACCTCCATCCTGTTAAGACGAGATGGGAGTCCATAAGATTCAGATATACATGGTGCATGGGAGGTGTATCACTCCTGTTATTTGTAATGCTCGCATTAACAGGTGTTATGCTGATGTTCTATTACGTACCTGATGTCAGGCGTGCCTATCAGGATATCAAGGATATGATGACTGTTGTTTCGTATGGGACGACATTCAGAAACATACACAGGTTTGCTGCCCAGGGGATGGTTGCTACAGTCTGGATACATATGACGAGGGTATTTCTTACAGGCTCGTACAAGTCTCCCCGCGAATTCAACTGGGTGATAGGTGTGGTGCTTTTGATGCTTACACTGTTGTTAAGCTGGACCGGCTATCTGCTTCCGTGGGATCAGCTTGCACTCTGGGCTATTACCGTGGGAACAAAGATGGCTGCTGCAACCCCGCTGTTTGGTGTTGAAGGACCTTTCGGGACACAGCTTGGCATGAGGCCCGACAATGATGTGAAGTTTATGCTGCTTGGCGGTACTGAGGTGGGTCAGAACGCCCTCCTAAGATTCTATGTGCTTCATTGTGTAGTACTGCCAATGCTTGTAGTGTTATTCCTTGCAGTCCATTTCTGGAGGGTAAGGAAAGACGG